The following proteins are encoded in a genomic region of Synergistaceae bacterium:
- the gspG gene encoding type II secretion system major pseudopilin GspG: MSRRRGFTLVEVLVVVVILGLLAALVAPKIVGQGEEAKRTAASVQIREIEQALEMYRLDNSMYPTTAQGLEALVSKPTSPPEPRRYRDGGYIRKLPVDPWGSNYVYRMPGDHSEFDLFSKGPDGEEGGEGAGRDITNWE; encoded by the coding sequence ATGAGCAGAAGAAGGGGATTCACCCTCGTCGAAGTCCTGGTTGTAGTCGTCATCCTGGGCCTTCTGGCCGCCCTCGTGGCTCCGAAGATCGTCGGCCAGGGAGAGGAGGCGAAGAGGACGGCTGCATCCGTCCAGATCAGGGAGATAGAGCAGGCCCTCGAGATGTACAGGCTGGACAACAGCATGTATCCGACCACCGCGCAAGGTTTGGAAGCCCTGGTCAGCAAGCCGACCAGCCCGCCCGAGCCGAGACGCTACCGCGACGGTGGTTACATAAGGAAGCTTCCGGTAGACCCGTGGGGGAGCAATTACGTCTACCGCATGCCCGGAGACCACTCCGAGTTCGACCTCTTCTCCAAGGGGCCGGACGGGGAGGAGGGCGGCGAGGGGGCCGGAAGGGACATCACGAACTGGGAATAA
- a CDS encoding transcriptional repressor, with product MDPSAILRSNEIRPTPLRKKTLALLLEAGEPLSLKTLFERFSVKQPDRVSLYRTLDLLERKGIVHKVLGADGAWRYCAHSPEEEGCPGNHAHFLCLECGRMICLPEQPIPMVELPGGYVVQGKQLLAYGLCAKCARGG from the coding sequence ATGGACCCGTCCGCGATTTTGCGGTCTAACGAGATCCGCCCAACTCCTCTTCGCAAAAAGACACTGGCGCTTTTGCTTGAAGCCGGAGAGCCCCTCTCTTTGAAGACCCTGTTCGAGCGCTTCTCCGTAAAGCAGCCGGACAGGGTCTCTTTATACAGGACGCTGGATCTGCTCGAGCGAAAGGGGATAGTCCATAAAGTCCTGGGGGCTGACGGTGCCTGGAGGTACTGCGCACATTCGCCGGAGGAAGAGGGCTGCCCCGGCAATCACGCGCATTTTTTATGCCTTGAATGCGGCAGGATGATCTGCCTGCCCGAGCAGCCTATCCCGATGGTCGAGCTTCCAGGGGGGTATGTAGTGCAGGGGAAGCAGCTGCTGGCCTACGGGCTATGCGCAAAGTGCGCACGGGGCGGTTAG
- a CDS encoding peptide-methionine (S)-S-oxide reductase, whose translation MIRTRVGYAGGTTPNPTYDDIGDHTETIQVDFDPEVVSYEDLLAVFWRGHNPSLRGWSTQYRSAVFTDGEEQRSSAEQSLAREVERTRRRVETKVEELREFFPAEDYHQKFYLRQDRELMAHFNALYPDGRDLMNSPAAAKVNGFLSGLGSREHLERVLPLLGLAEETGRRLLVRVR comes from the coding sequence GTGATCAGGACGAGAGTCGGCTACGCCGGGGGTACGACGCCCAACCCCACCTACGACGACATAGGGGATCACACAGAGACGATACAGGTCGACTTCGACCCCGAGGTCGTATCCTACGAGGACCTCCTGGCCGTTTTCTGGCGCGGGCACAACCCCTCCCTGCGCGGCTGGTCCACCCAGTACAGGTCGGCGGTATTCACCGATGGAGAGGAGCAGCGCAGCTCCGCCGAGCAAAGCCTTGCGAGAGAGGTCGAAAGAACAAGGAGAAGGGTTGAAACCAAAGTGGAGGAATTAAGGGAGTTCTTCCCCGCGGAGGACTATCACCAGAAGTTCTACCTCAGGCAGGACAGGGAGCTCATGGCTCATTTCAACGCCCTATATCCCGATGGACGCGACCTGATGAACTCTCCGGCGGCCGCAAAGGTCAACGGCTTTCTCTCTGGCCTGGGCTCCAGGGAACACCTTGAGCGGGTGCTGCCTCTTCTGGGTCTCGCCGAGGAGACCGGGAGGCGATTGCTCGTCAGGGTTCGCTGA
- a CDS encoding 4Fe-4S binding protein: protein MKESSVDLLFFTGTGNTLVAARSVANALREGGKTVRLMRLENGIHALSDDAALGIAVTTACFSTYPFAWEVLERLPEGRGRNAFAISTMAGYSGGLRGPLRSLVVKKGYRPLGYAEFLMPSNYANKSIPEGLNRERIVKCEEKAAKFATRLLEERTSWRRGGPLSPFFNLLARKTGKPWSFMKKLLPLSVDERKCIQCGKCVRLCPVKNIVMEEYPKFMDRCVACQRCFAFCPPAAIFVPGKDFKQYRAVDYDTLTSSDL, encoded by the coding sequence ATGAAAGAATCATCGGTAGATCTGCTGTTTTTTACAGGCACGGGCAACACCCTGGTGGCAGCTCGCTCAGTCGCCAACGCGCTTCGAGAGGGAGGGAAAACCGTCCGGCTTATGAGGCTGGAGAATGGAATTCACGCCCTATCCGATGACGCGGCGCTTGGGATCGCCGTCACAACCGCCTGTTTTTCCACTTACCCCTTTGCCTGGGAGGTCCTCGAGCGACTCCCCGAGGGAAGAGGCAGAAATGCATTCGCCATCTCGACCATGGCCGGGTACTCCGGCGGCCTGAGAGGCCCCTTGAGGTCCCTGGTCGTCAAAAAAGGGTACCGGCCTCTCGGATACGCCGAGTTCCTCATGCCCTCGAACTACGCGAACAAGTCGATACCCGAGGGTCTGAACCGGGAGAGGATCGTGAAATGCGAGGAGAAAGCCGCGAAGTTCGCAACCAGGCTGCTGGAGGAACGTACTTCATGGCGTCGCGGAGGTCCGCTATCACCGTTTTTCAACCTTCTCGCCAGAAAGACAGGCAAGCCGTGGAGCTTCATGAAAAAGCTGTTGCCTCTCTCGGTGGACGAGAGAAAGTGCATTCAGTGCGGCAAGTGCGTCCGTCTTTGCCCGGTCAAGAATATAGTAATGGAGGAATATCCCAAGTTCATGGACCGGTGCGTCGCCTGTCAGCGCTGCTTCGCCTTCTGTCCCCCGGCCGCCATTTTCGTCCCCGGCAAGGATTTCAAACAGTACAGGGCGGTCGATTACGACACTCTGACTTCCTCGGACCTCTAG